One genomic segment of Photobacterium sp. DA100 includes these proteins:
- a CDS encoding AAA family ATPase, with protein sequence MKKILIIGNSGAGKSWLSEQLSRKLQLQEVNLDSIVWEPGGYNRKRSSEAIENEIASLRTQHSWVIEGVFAALAEQLIPSADTLLFLDLEWSVCESSLRERGSESSKQLDEELAEKNFSELLQWASKYSERESKSSWQFHQQLFNDFHGKKIRFATRSQVNAFVAETTC encoded by the coding sequence ATGAAGAAAATTCTCATCATTGGCAATTCGGGAGCAGGAAAGAGCTGGTTGTCAGAGCAGTTGTCACGAAAGCTCCAGTTGCAAGAGGTTAACTTGGACTCGATTGTATGGGAGCCCGGTGGCTATAACCGGAAACGATCCTCTGAAGCAATTGAAAATGAAATTGCTAGTTTGCGAACTCAACATAGTTGGGTGATTGAAGGGGTATTTGCTGCCTTAGCTGAGCAGCTTATACCTTCTGCTGATACGTTGTTGTTCTTGGATTTAGAGTGGTCTGTGTGTGAGAGCTCCCTTCGAGAGCGGGGTTCAGAGAGTTCGAAGCAACTTGATGAGGAGTTGGCGGAGAAAAATTTTAGCGAGCTATTGCAGTGGGCTTCTAAGTACTCGGAACGAGAGTCAAAAAGCTCATGGCAGTTTCATCAGCAGTTGTTCAATGATTTTCACGGTAAGAAAATACGTTTTGCTACACGCTCACAAGTCAACGCATTTGTTGCGGAAACAACATGCTAA
- a CDS encoding VOC family protein: MKTKELSTCFCTTEVDSCREYYIKYFAAKAVFDCGWYVMLKIDQDGPEICFIQPQEQMPVFDGKGVMLNFKVDDVDAEYSRLSKAGLQIAMPLEDHPWGDRGFSVIDPIGNSVYIYSEREPNGEFKQYFSG, translated from the coding sequence ATGAAAACGAAGGAATTATCTACGTGTTTTTGTACAACCGAAGTGGATTCGTGCCGTGAATACTACATAAAGTATTTTGCCGCAAAAGCGGTTTTTGATTGTGGTTGGTATGTCATGCTGAAAATTGATCAGGACGGCCCTGAAATATGCTTTATTCAACCACAAGAACAAATGCCTGTTTTTGACGGCAAAGGAGTGATGCTTAATTTCAAGGTTGATGATGTAGATGCTGAATATTCTCGTCTTAGTAAAGCAGGACTGCAAATTGCCATGCCGCTTGAAGACCATCCATGGGGTGACCGAGGTTTTTCTGTCATAGACCCAATAGGAAACTCTGTTTATATTTACTCAGAACGAGAGCCAAACGGAGAGTTCAAGCAATACTTCAGCGGCTAA
- a CDS encoding GNAT family N-acetyltransferase yields the protein MIKTDRLILTPVTHEDMDIYTELLTSKEITKYLPGGKPFSPEYIEQYVPKKVEHWAKGFGMFIVSLRGNPAVKIGYAGVEVIPDVNLSDIRYAISSEYQGLGYASEAAQAAIDFVFSAGALDAIYGVAVVDNLPSVKLLRKLGMHETDVRLYDSDDLITMLIQART from the coding sequence ATGATAAAAACAGATAGGCTAATACTAACTCCAGTTACTCACGAAGACATGGATATTTATACTGAGTTACTTACTAGTAAAGAAATAACAAAGTATCTACCTGGCGGTAAGCCTTTTAGTCCTGAGTATATTGAGCAGTATGTTCCAAAAAAAGTTGAGCATTGGGCTAAAGGCTTTGGTATGTTCATCGTTTCTCTCCGGGGCAATCCTGCGGTGAAAATTGGTTATGCTGGTGTTGAAGTAATCCCTGATGTAAATCTAAGTGACATTCGTTATGCCATTTCAAGCGAGTATCAAGGACTAGGTTACGCATCTGAAGCGGCACAGGCAGCGATAGATTTTGTATTTTCAGCAGGGGCTTTGGATGCAATCTATGGCGTTGCGGTGGTAGACAATTTGCCATCGGTTAAGTTGCTTAGAAAATTAGGCATGCATGAGACAGATGTACGGCTTTACGATAGTGATGATTTAATCACCATGTTAATTCAAGCTCGCACATAA
- a CDS encoding SH3 domain-containing protein, translated as MEYKVVREYQDAPESPIQIVTGEKLQFVEESNPAGDWANWIFCRGENKEGWVPKQILAIDSIEVTVLEDYFAKEHNLVVGEILVKEHELNGWIWCKKLGSSEELAWAPLNHLSAI; from the coding sequence ATGGAATACAAAGTCGTTAGAGAATATCAAGATGCTCCTGAATCACCTATTCAAATAGTAACAGGTGAAAAATTACAGTTTGTGGAAGAGTCCAACCCAGCAGGAGATTGGGCCAACTGGATTTTCTGCCGAGGTGAAAACAAAGAAGGTTGGGTTCCTAAACAGATATTAGCGATTGATAGCATTGAAGTAACAGTGCTTGAAGACTATTTTGCCAAAGAACATAATTTGGTGGTTGGCGAGATTTTAGTAAAAGAACATGAGCTAAATGGTTGGATCTGGTGCAAGAAGTTAGGTAGTTCAGAAGAATTAGCTTGGGCACCTTTAAACCATCTAAGCGCCATTTGA
- a CDS encoding GNAT family N-acetyltransferase: MVVSCNLVRRYVARGNVLARIGSQLVGLGNAISDGHLVVYYPHMLVHPVFQGLGVGRMMMDIMLSRYSGFHQQMLTADGEAVDFYKAMGFERAGKTEPMWMYSGDDH; this comes from the coding sequence GTGGTAGTTAGCTGCAACTTAGTCAGGCGTTATGTAGCTAGAGGAAATGTATTAGCTCGTATAGGTAGTCAGTTAGTCGGTCTAGGTAATGCTATCTCTGACGGTCATCTAGTTGTCTACTACCCTCATATGTTAGTTCATCCTGTTTTTCAAGGTTTAGGTGTCGGCAGAATGATGATGGATATTATGCTGTCTAGATACTCTGGTTTTCATCAGCAAATGTTAACTGCGGATGGTGAAGCGGTAGACTTTTATAAAGCTATGGGCTTTGAAAGAGCTGGGAAAACTGAACCCATGTGGATGTATTCTGGAGATGACCATTAG